The following are encoded together in the Vibrio zhugei genome:
- a CDS encoding efflux RND transporter periplasmic adaptor subunit codes for MTKVLPKYRNTMIAIGLAVALTGCDKEASKPNNQPPQAVTVDTVTIHPQSVEITDQLPGRTSAYRIAEVRPQVEGIITKRLFVEGSKVNKGDVLYQIDPATYEAKLASAKADLASAEATLQRSKLQATRYEGLVKNRAISQQDYEDAMATYRANQAAVMAAKAAVKTAQINLDYTKIKAPISGRIGKSNFTEGALVTANQANYLATIQQLDPLYVDLSQPSSTMMKLRQRAQEKANNTGQPANKLSGITVTLDDGTKIAQKATLQFADVSVNESTGTVNIRALLPNPDDTLLPGLFVRATVPVDSKAKAFLVPQPAVTRDPQGQAHVFVVDDKNKVVDRIITTERMLGSNWIVTDGLKDGDQIITTGLQSIHPGTLVAPKKKDKK; via the coding sequence ATGACAAAAGTCTTGCCTAAATACCGCAACACTATGATAGCCATAGGCTTAGCGGTGGCATTGACAGGTTGTGATAAAGAGGCGTCGAAGCCTAACAATCAACCACCCCAAGCAGTCACAGTAGACACGGTTACTATCCATCCACAATCAGTAGAAATCACCGATCAGCTACCTGGCAGAACCAGTGCTTACCGAATTGCTGAAGTTCGTCCGCAAGTGGAAGGTATCATTACCAAGCGTTTATTTGTAGAAGGAAGTAAGGTGAATAAGGGCGATGTGCTTTATCAAATCGACCCAGCGACTTACGAAGCCAAACTTGCCAGCGCTAAGGCCGATCTTGCCTCTGCGGAAGCCACATTACAACGTTCCAAATTACAAGCGACACGTTACGAAGGTTTGGTTAAAAATCGAGCAATCAGTCAACAAGATTACGAAGATGCGATGGCAACATACCGCGCCAATCAAGCCGCAGTGATGGCAGCTAAGGCAGCAGTAAAAACGGCCCAAATCAATCTGGATTACACCAAAATCAAAGCCCCTATTTCTGGTCGTATTGGCAAATCCAACTTTACAGAAGGTGCATTGGTTACCGCCAATCAAGCGAATTACCTCGCCACCATTCAACAACTCGATCCGCTGTATGTCGACTTATCTCAGCCAAGTAGCACCATGATGAAACTGCGTCAACGTGCTCAAGAGAAAGCCAATAACACAGGGCAACCCGCCAATAAATTGAGTGGTATCACCGTCACGCTCGATGATGGCACCAAAATCGCTCAGAAGGCCACCTTGCAGTTTGCCGATGTGTCCGTGAATGAGTCGACCGGTACCGTCAACATTCGTGCGCTACTACCAAACCCGGATGACACGCTATTACCTGGCTTGTTTGTCCGTGCGACGGTTCCAGTCGACAGTAAAGCGAAAGCCTTCTTGGTGCCGCAACCGGCAGTGACACGCGATCCTCAAGGTCAAGCACACGTGTTTGTTGTGGATGATAAAAACAAGGTGGTTGATCGCATTATAACCACTGAGCGCATGCTTGGTTCTAACTGGATAGTAACCGATGGGCTTAAAGACGGTGACCAAATCATTACCACCGGACTTCAATCTATCCACCCAGGTACCCTAGTGGCGCCTAAGAAAAAAGACAAAAAATAG
- a CDS encoding diacylglycerol kinase family protein, giving the protein MFIIKYYVLGALISLLAAIYTPQVIISLLLFWVSFSLLLVSIAYVFDIPSIFRKSQDGKITWWVRWAFIPFLLGAKAYNAWERRNDKVPPIQQVSDNLYLSRRLFQSDLDFLESNDISCIVDVTAEFAGLESAMTDKHFQYLSIPVLDHKAPTLERLRHAINWIDTQISCSRSVVVHCALGRGRSVFVVAAYLLSKDPSLTVDAVMKKINDVRSTARLNKSQLKTLQAISEQGVLDLSQPTWMVVNPVAGAGKWAENEQHLIRKLTQMYPLNIHQTREDLSAKQLTQQAKDHGAKQIIVSGGDGTVTEVASQLIETDIQLGIVPLGTANTLCHVLYGIGAKWSPVERACEVLLSGHCQRIDTAKCNDQLILLVLGIGLEQKMIEHAQREEKNALGQLAYLTGFFNAVVSEETQTLTVSMDDQSLEHEHNDAQTLDVHSFVVANTAPFSTVLAQGGGAPQPDDGKLHITYLDGTTSLGRRLFALSDLTLTSVGAQDKAKRFKYTTAQHVTISSDTNIEYVIDGELYSDKKLVISLQPSSLNVFVPEAKA; this is encoded by the coding sequence ATGTTTATCATCAAATATTATGTTCTTGGTGCTCTAATCAGTTTATTGGCCGCAATTTACACACCTCAGGTCATCATCAGCCTACTGCTCTTTTGGGTATCCTTTTCGCTACTATTGGTCAGCATCGCTTACGTTTTTGATATCCCCTCCATCTTTAGAAAAAGTCAAGATGGTAAAATTACTTGGTGGGTACGCTGGGCATTCATTCCCTTTTTATTAGGAGCCAAAGCCTACAATGCTTGGGAAAGAAGAAACGATAAAGTCCCACCGATTCAGCAAGTCAGCGATAATCTGTATCTGTCCCGCCGCTTATTTCAAAGCGACTTAGACTTTCTTGAATCGAATGACATCTCTTGCATTGTCGATGTAACCGCAGAGTTTGCCGGTCTCGAAAGTGCAATGACAGACAAACACTTTCAGTACCTTTCCATTCCGGTATTAGACCATAAAGCCCCAACGCTAGAACGACTGCGCCATGCTATCAACTGGATTGATACGCAGATTTCATGCTCACGTTCCGTGGTTGTACACTGCGCACTGGGACGTGGACGTTCTGTGTTCGTTGTCGCTGCGTATCTGCTCAGTAAAGATCCGTCACTGACGGTTGACGCTGTCATGAAAAAAATCAATGACGTGCGCAGTACAGCAAGATTGAACAAGTCACAGCTAAAAACCTTACAGGCGATCAGCGAACAAGGCGTTCTGGATCTCAGCCAACCGACGTGGATGGTCGTCAATCCAGTGGCCGGAGCGGGAAAATGGGCAGAAAACGAACAGCACCTTATTCGTAAGCTCACGCAAATGTACCCTCTCAACATCCACCAAACCCGTGAAGATTTGAGTGCCAAACAACTGACACAACAAGCCAAAGACCATGGCGCAAAGCAAATCATCGTCAGCGGTGGGGATGGCACCGTGACGGAAGTGGCCAGCCAATTGATTGAGACCGACATTCAACTCGGTATCGTCCCTTTAGGAACGGCCAATACCTTGTGCCATGTGCTGTATGGGATTGGCGCGAAATGGTCGCCGGTGGAAAGAGCCTGTGAAGTCTTGCTGTCTGGTCACTGCCAGCGCATCGATACCGCCAAATGCAATGATCAACTTATCCTGTTAGTTCTGGGCATTGGTCTTGAGCAGAAAATGATCGAGCATGCTCAGCGAGAAGAGAAGAATGCCTTAGGACAATTGGCGTATTTGACCGGCTTCTTTAACGCGGTCGTATCAGAAGAGACGCAAACCTTGACGGTGTCAATGGATGACCAGTCGCTAGAACATGAGCACAATGACGCGCAAACGCTCGATGTACATAGCTTTGTCGTGGCCAATACCGCACCATTTAGCACCGTCTTGGCGCAAGGTGGGGGAGCTCCGCAGCCTGATGATGGCAAACTGCACATCACCTATCTAGACGGCACGACCTCTTTAGGTCGCCGCCTTTTCGCGTTATCGGATTTAACATTAACCAGTGTCGGAGCGCAGGATAAGGCGAAACGCTTTAAATACACGACGGCTCAGCATGTCACGATTTCTTCGGACACAAACATCGAATACGTCATTGATGGGGAGCTTTATTCTGACAAGAAGCTGGTTATTTCCCTGCAACCGAGTTCATTAAACGTCTTTGTTCCTGAAGCAAAAGCATAA
- a CDS encoding hemerythrin domain-containing protein encodes MKNIFDVLKESHEKQRLLLDTLMETSGDSPARKEFYQNLKDELEQHSAAEERFFYAPLIDSDKTIELSRHGIAEHHEFDKLMAQLDETDMSSPAWLSLMKTLRHKVLHHLEDEEQNFFQLAGKVMTDNQKVTLADGYVEEMTNAS; translated from the coding sequence ATGAAAAACATATTTGATGTACTAAAAGAGAGTCATGAAAAGCAGCGCCTTTTACTCGATACTCTGATGGAAACGTCGGGAGACTCCCCTGCTCGTAAAGAATTTTACCAAAACTTAAAAGATGAACTTGAACAACATTCTGCGGCTGAAGAACGTTTTTTCTATGCGCCACTCATCGACAGTGATAAGACGATCGAACTGTCTCGTCACGGGATTGCAGAGCACCACGAATTCGATAAGCTCATGGCACAACTTGATGAAACTGATATGAGCTCCCCCGCTTGGTTGAGCCTGATGAAAACCTTGCGTCACAAAGTCTTACACCATCTTGAAGATGAAGAGCAGAATTTCTTCCAACTTGCTGGTAAAGTGATGACAGACAATCAAAAAGTCACACTCGCGGATGGTTATGTAGAAGAAATGACCAATGCCAGTTAA
- a CDS encoding BON domain-containing protein, which translates to MKNIAAKIVLASVLATSSTAALANDKWENKSMDAWLDGKAEATLLLNKNLNSFDINTDVDHQVVTLTGSVDSDLEKSLAGELVSGLDGVKKVDNKLTIVKKGNQKTDSKTLASLTDSKITTIVKTRLLMDTNVSGTDIDVTTNDNTVTLKGTVKSDAEHDLALAIAKNTDDVKKVVDELKVKS; encoded by the coding sequence ATGAAAAACATCGCAGCCAAAATTGTACTAGCGTCAGTTCTTGCGACTTCTTCTACCGCCGCCCTAGCTAATGACAAATGGGAAAATAAATCCATGGATGCATGGCTAGATGGGAAAGCGGAAGCGACACTGTTACTCAATAAAAATCTTAACTCTTTTGATATCAACACTGATGTTGATCATCAAGTTGTTACCCTGACAGGTTCCGTTGATAGTGACCTTGAAAAATCCTTGGCAGGCGAACTCGTGTCTGGATTGGATGGTGTGAAAAAAGTGGACAACAAACTGACTATCGTGAAAAAAGGCAACCAGAAAACAGATTCAAAAACACTGGCTTCCCTGACTGACTCAAAAATCACGACTATAGTTAAAACACGTTTACTGATGGATACCAATGTCAGTGGTACTGATATTGATGTCACCACTAACGACAACACTGTCACTCTGAAAGGGACCGTGAAATCCGATGCAGAGCATGATCTCGCGCTTGCCATCGCTAAAAACACCGATGATGTGAAGAAAGTCGTTGATGAGCTTAAAGTAAAATCATAA
- a CDS encoding sigma-54 interaction domain-containing protein, whose translation MSLPTLFSRVQDPLLKEAITSCQALNKFRQHDIAIADDWVSRFLEIKPDVAIVEVDHFTDADYQRLSGLDGIYDMDWVVISSGVPNEHLDKLVNLGAIFHYRKPVDIAIFVDTLSEISQYYQSKHAQGRKVFSSELDQFGLLVGSSAPMHQLYRMIRRVARIDANVLITGESGSGKELVAQTIHLASERKQQPFIAINCGAISPNLVDSELFGYEKGAFTGANKTHQGVFKQAEGGTLFLDEITEMPIEHQVKLLRVLETGEYRPVGGQTVHMADVRIVAATNRDPKVAIEEQFLREDLFFRLSHFPLAIPPLRERGEDIVGLAKHFISHRNANEDKTKTILDSALQKIALHDWPGNVRELKHSIERAFIIADDVIRDEHLIFDTPPLETGTSIEDLVPAGVSLEDLEKAAIFNTLEENAGNKTESAQELGISVKTLYNKLEKYQEK comes from the coding sequence ATGTCGTTGCCAACCCTGTTTTCACGAGTACAAGATCCATTACTCAAAGAGGCTATCACCTCCTGCCAAGCACTGAACAAATTTCGTCAGCATGATATCGCGATTGCCGATGATTGGGTCAGCCGTTTTCTGGAGATCAAGCCAGACGTGGCCATTGTTGAAGTGGATCATTTTACGGATGCAGATTACCAACGTCTGTCGGGGCTCGACGGTATTTACGATATGGACTGGGTGGTTATTAGCTCGGGTGTTCCAAATGAGCACTTGGATAAACTGGTGAACTTAGGGGCGATTTTCCACTACCGAAAGCCGGTTGATATCGCCATTTTTGTGGATACCCTAAGTGAAATTAGCCAGTATTATCAAAGCAAACACGCTCAAGGCCGTAAGGTGTTCAGCAGTGAACTGGATCAATTTGGTTTATTGGTGGGCTCTTCAGCGCCCATGCATCAGCTGTATCGTATGATTCGTCGAGTCGCCAGAATCGACGCGAATGTCCTCATTACTGGGGAAAGCGGTTCCGGCAAAGAGCTGGTGGCGCAGACCATTCATTTAGCCAGCGAACGTAAACAACAACCGTTTATTGCGATTAACTGTGGCGCTATCAGTCCAAACTTGGTGGACAGTGAATTGTTTGGTTATGAAAAAGGTGCCTTTACTGGGGCGAATAAAACCCATCAAGGCGTGTTTAAGCAGGCGGAAGGCGGCACATTATTTTTAGATGAAATCACGGAGATGCCCATTGAGCATCAAGTGAAATTGTTACGTGTACTGGAAACCGGTGAATATCGTCCTGTGGGCGGGCAAACCGTTCATATGGCTGATGTGCGTATTGTCGCTGCGACGAACCGAGATCCGAAAGTCGCGATTGAAGAACAGTTTCTACGAGAAGATCTCTTTTTTCGGTTATCACATTTTCCGTTAGCGATTCCTCCGTTGCGAGAACGAGGAGAGGATATTGTTGGGTTGGCGAAACACTTTATTTCTCACCGTAATGCCAATGAAGACAAAACCAAGACCATTCTTGATTCAGCGCTGCAAAAAATCGCATTACACGATTGGCCGGGTAATGTGCGAGAGCTCAAACACAGTATTGAGCGTGCATTTATTATAGCTGATGATGTTATCCGAGATGAGCACTTGATATTCGATACGCCGCCACTAGAAACCGGCACCAGTATCGAAGATTTGGTTCCTGCTGGCGTTTCTCTAGAAGATTTAGAAAAGGCCGCGATCTTCAATACACTGGAAGAGAATGCAGGCAATAAAACGGAGTCCGCTCAGGAACTCGGGATCAGCGTGAAAACCCTGTATAACAAACTCGAAAAATACCAAGAGAAATAA
- the gorA gene encoding glutathione-disulfide reductase, producing MATHFDYICIGGGSGGIASANRAAMHGAKVALIEAQDLGGTCVNVGCVPKKVMWHGAQVAEALNLYAADYGFDVNVNNFNWAKLVENRQAYIGRIHQSYDRVLGNNDVSVIRGFAKFVDEKTVEVNGEHYTADHILIAVGGRPSIPNIPGAEHGIDSNGFFELDAQPKRVAVVGAGYIAVEIAGVLNALGTETHLFCRKESPLRSFDPMVVETLVEVMEAEGPTLHTHSVPKEVVKEQDGSVTLHLENGQSHNVDTLIWAIGRHPATDAINLSATGVATNKQGFIKVDAYQNTSVKGIYCVGDIIEGGIELTPIAVKSGRLLSERLFNGQTDAKLDYNLVPTVVFSHPPIGTIGLTEPEAIAEYGEANVKVYTSSFTAMYTAVTQHRQPCRMKLVCAGDDEKVVGLHGIGFTVDEMIQGFAVAMKMGATKADFDAVVAIHPTGSEEFVTMR from the coding sequence ATGGCAACACATTTTGATTATATCTGTATTGGCGGCGGCAGCGGTGGGATTGCCTCTGCAAACCGTGCGGCCATGCATGGCGCCAAAGTCGCGCTGATTGAAGCCCAAGATTTAGGCGGCACCTGCGTGAACGTCGGTTGTGTACCCAAAAAAGTTATGTGGCATGGTGCTCAAGTCGCTGAAGCACTGAATCTCTATGCGGCGGACTATGGGTTCGACGTCAATGTGAATAATTTCAACTGGGCCAAACTGGTTGAGAATCGTCAGGCCTACATTGGCCGTATCCACCAATCTTATGATCGTGTCCTCGGCAATAATGACGTCAGCGTGATTCGTGGCTTTGCTAAGTTTGTCGATGAGAAAACGGTTGAAGTCAACGGTGAACATTACACCGCTGACCATATTCTGATTGCTGTTGGGGGCCGCCCAAGCATTCCTAACATCCCTGGCGCTGAGCATGGCATTGATTCAAACGGCTTCTTCGAACTCGACGCTCAACCTAAGCGCGTTGCCGTTGTCGGTGCCGGTTATATTGCTGTAGAAATCGCTGGCGTTCTCAATGCGCTAGGGACAGAAACGCACCTCTTCTGCCGCAAAGAGTCGCCATTGCGTTCGTTTGATCCGATGGTGGTGGAAACATTAGTGGAAGTCATGGAAGCGGAAGGTCCAACACTCCATACGCACAGTGTTCCTAAAGAAGTGGTAAAAGAGCAAGACGGCAGCGTGACGCTGCACCTAGAAAACGGTCAATCACACAATGTAGACACGTTAATCTGGGCAATCGGCCGTCACCCTGCGACAGACGCCATTAATCTATCGGCAACGGGCGTTGCGACCAATAAACAGGGCTTCATCAAGGTGGATGCTTACCAAAATACTTCAGTAAAAGGCATCTACTGTGTCGGTGACATCATAGAAGGGGGCATTGAGCTCACGCCTATCGCCGTGAAATCGGGTCGTTTGCTTTCTGAGCGCCTCTTCAATGGTCAAACTGACGCGAAACTGGACTACAACTTAGTCCCAACAGTGGTCTTTAGCCACCCACCGATTGGCACGATTGGTCTTACCGAGCCAGAAGCCATCGCCGAGTATGGCGAAGCGAATGTCAAAGTGTACACCTCAAGCTTTACCGCTATGTACACCGCTGTCACGCAACATCGTCAGCCTTGTCGTATGAAGCTGGTTTGTGCTGGCGACGATGAGAAAGTCGTGGGTCTCCATGGTATTGGCTTTACTGTGGATGAAATGATCCAAGGTTTTGCTGTCGCCATGAAGATGGGCGCAACCAAAGCCGATTTTGATGCGGTCGTGGCTATCCACCCAACAGGCTCTGAAGAGTTTGTGACGATGCGATAA
- a CDS encoding 23S rRNA (adenine(2030)-N(6))-methyltransferase RlmJ, with amino-acid sequence MLSYRHSFHAGNHADVVKHIVESLIISSLKNKDKPFVYHDTHSGVGRYDLTHEWSEKTGEYKQGIARLWQQDLPAEVNDYLATVAAINDSDELRYYPGSPRVARALLRPQDRMVLTELHPSDHPLLEQEFQRDRQVSIFKEDGFARLKASLPPKERRGLVLIDPPYELAKEYRDVVKAIAQSYKRWATGIYAIWYPVVNRCDIEDMIEGLEALGIRKILQIELGVSPDTSERGMTASGMIVINPPWKLASQMETILPILKEKIAPATGHHKVEWIVPE; translated from the coding sequence TTGTTAAGTTATCGACACAGTTTTCATGCAGGAAATCATGCAGACGTAGTGAAACATATCGTAGAAAGTCTGATCATTTCGTCCCTTAAGAATAAAGACAAACCGTTTGTCTATCACGACACACATTCTGGCGTCGGTCGCTACGATTTAACCCATGAGTGGTCAGAAAAAACCGGGGAATACAAACAAGGGATTGCTCGTTTATGGCAACAAGATTTACCGGCCGAGGTTAACGACTACCTAGCGACCGTCGCAGCAATCAACGACAGCGATGAACTGCGTTACTACCCAGGTTCGCCACGCGTTGCACGCGCCCTATTGCGCCCGCAAGATCGCATGGTCCTGACAGAGCTGCACCCGAGCGATCATCCCTTGTTAGAACAAGAGTTCCAGCGCGATCGCCAAGTCAGTATTTTTAAAGAAGATGGGTTTGCCCGCTTAAAAGCCAGTTTACCGCCCAAAGAGCGACGCGGATTGGTGTTGATTGACCCGCCTTATGAGCTCGCCAAAGAATATCGTGATGTCGTCAAAGCGATTGCGCAAAGCTATAAGCGTTGGGCAACCGGCATCTATGCCATTTGGTATCCTGTGGTCAATCGCTGTGATATTGAAGATATGATCGAAGGTCTGGAAGCACTTGGCATTCGCAAGATTCTACAAATTGAATTGGGTGTCTCACCAGACACCTCGGAACGAGGCATGACCGCCTCTGGCATGATAGTCATTAATCCACCATGGAAGCTGGCCAGCCAGATGGAAACCATTTTACCGATTCTAAAAGAAAAAATTGCGCCAGCCACAGGGCATCATAAGGTGGAATGGATTGTTCCTGAGTAG
- the prlC gene encoding oligopeptidase A, with protein MSNPLLTFTDLPPFSDIRPEHVKPAIEHCISECRQTIDQVLADNPTPTWDSVIVPIEEVDDRLSQVWSPVSHMNSVVNNEAMREAYESCLPLLSEFGTWVGQHKGLFQAYQTIKASEEFATLTTAQKKTITDALRSFELSGIGLPAAEQKRYGEISKRLSELSSTFSNNVLDATMGWSKQITDDAELAGMPESALASAKAAAEAKGLDGYLLTLDIPSYLPVLTYCDNQALRQEMYEAYVTRASDRGPHAGQWDNTEIMAEELKLRHEIARLLGFNSYSEKSLATKMAKTPDQVMTFLNEMADKVKPQGEREVEELRQFAEQEYGVKELQLWDVGYYSEKLKQKQFEISDEQLRPYFPEHKVVNGLFTVLQRVFNMKVVEQQGIDTWHESVRFFNIFDSKEQLRGSFYLDLYAREHKRGGAWMDECRVRRVKTNGELQTPVAYLTCNFNRPVGDKPALFTHDEVVTLFHETGHGIHHMLTQVDEGAVSGINGVAWDAVELPSQFLENWCWEEEALAFISGHYETGEPLPKAMLDKMLAAKNYHSAMGILRQLEFALFDFTLHTQYDPEAGPRVLETLAEVKKRVAVLPSVEWNRFPHGFGHIFAGGYSAGYYSYLWAEVLSSDAFSRFEEEGIFNQETGQSFLENILERGGSEEPMELFKRFRGREPEIDALLRHAGIAA; from the coding sequence ATGTCAAATCCACTTCTTACTTTTACGGACCTCCCTCCGTTTTCTGACATACGACCTGAGCATGTCAAGCCGGCTATCGAGCACTGCATCAGCGAATGTCGTCAAACGATAGACCAGGTTTTAGCCGATAACCCAACCCCAACATGGGACAGCGTAATTGTCCCTATCGAAGAAGTGGATGATCGTTTGAGCCAAGTGTGGTCTCCGGTCAGTCATATGAATTCTGTCGTCAATAATGAAGCGATGCGTGAAGCGTACGAAAGCTGCTTACCATTATTGTCAGAGTTTGGTACTTGGGTGGGGCAGCATAAAGGTCTGTTTCAAGCGTATCAAACCATTAAAGCCAGTGAGGAGTTTGCGACCTTAACCACGGCCCAGAAAAAAACCATTACCGATGCGTTACGCAGTTTTGAGCTATCGGGCATTGGCTTACCGGCTGCTGAGCAAAAGCGTTACGGTGAGATCAGTAAGCGCCTTTCTGAGCTGAGTTCGACATTCTCAAATAATGTCTTAGATGCCACCATGGGGTGGAGCAAGCAGATCACCGATGACGCAGAGTTGGCTGGTATGCCTGAATCCGCGCTCGCCTCCGCCAAGGCCGCCGCCGAAGCAAAAGGATTGGACGGGTATTTATTGACCTTGGATATTCCCTCTTACCTGCCAGTGTTGACGTATTGTGATAACCAAGCCTTGCGCCAAGAAATGTACGAAGCGTATGTGACGCGTGCGTCCGATCGTGGCCCGCATGCGGGTCAGTGGGATAACACGGAGATCATGGCTGAAGAATTAAAACTGCGTCATGAAATCGCGCGTTTGCTGGGCTTTAACTCCTACAGCGAAAAATCGCTAGCGACGAAAATGGCGAAAACCCCCGACCAAGTCATGACATTCCTCAATGAGATGGCGGACAAAGTGAAGCCTCAAGGGGAGCGTGAAGTCGAAGAATTGCGTCAGTTTGCTGAGCAAGAGTATGGTGTGAAAGAGCTGCAACTGTGGGATGTGGGCTATTACAGTGAAAAACTCAAGCAGAAGCAATTTGAAATCTCTGATGAGCAACTGCGTCCTTACTTCCCAGAGCACAAAGTGGTAAATGGGTTATTTACTGTGTTGCAACGCGTCTTCAACATGAAGGTCGTGGAACAGCAAGGCATCGATACTTGGCATGAATCCGTGCGCTTCTTTAATATCTTTGATAGCAAAGAACAATTACGAGGTAGCTTCTATCTCGACTTGTACGCACGCGAGCACAAGCGTGGTGGTGCTTGGATGGATGAATGTCGTGTACGCCGAGTGAAAACCAACGGTGAATTGCAAACGCCAGTGGCGTATTTAACCTGTAACTTTAATCGTCCGGTCGGTGATAAACCGGCGCTGTTTACTCACGATGAAGTCGTGACACTGTTCCATGAAACCGGACACGGCATCCATCACATGCTCACGCAAGTGGATGAAGGGGCCGTCTCTGGAATCAATGGGGTTGCGTGGGATGCCGTTGAGCTTCCAAGCCAGTTTTTAGAAAACTGGTGTTGGGAAGAAGAAGCGCTGGCGTTCATTTCTGGTCACTATGAAACGGGCGAACCTCTGCCGAAAGCGATGTTAGATAAAATGCTCGCAGCGAAAAACTACCATTCAGCGATGGGTATTTTGCGTCAGTTGGAGTTCGCTTTGTTTGATTTTACTCTGCATACACAATACGACCCAGAAGCGGGACCCCGCGTATTAGAAACCCTCGCAGAGGTGAAAAAACGCGTCGCCGTATTGCCAAGTGTGGAATGGAATCGCTTCCCACACGGGTTCGGTCATATCTTTGCTGGTGGTTACAGTGCGGGTTACTACAGCTACCTATGGGCCGAAGTGCTGTCTTCCGATGCGTTTTCTCGCTTTGAAGAAGAGGGCATCTTTAACCAAGAGACTGGACAAAGCTTCCTTGAAAACATTCTCGAGCGCGGCGGCAGTGAAGAGCCAATGGAACTATTCAAACGCTTCCGTGGCCGTGAGCCAGAAATTGATGCATTGTTGCGTCATGCTGGGATTGCCGCTTAA